One Archangium violaceum genomic window, TCGCCCTTCTCGCGTTTCGCGTTGCTCTCTGGAAGATGCCGGGATGGCTGCAGCCGGGAAAGAAATTTTCCCGGCGCGAGGCCCGCCGCGTCGCCCGCTCGTCGTGTGTTCGAGGATGCGATGATCCTTCGTCGGAATTTGCGGTAAGCTGGCCCGCAGAGGACCAATTAGCAGGCCGTTGAAGCTCAGCTCTTACTTTTGTGCGCCCGTGTCAGGTTGGAGTGTGGCTCTGCTCGGGGGGCGCCGACGATGGACTCCCTTATGAAGCGAACTCGCCGCAACAGTGGCTTCTCCCTGGTCGAGATGTCGACCGTCGTCGGCATCATCGCGATCCTCGCCGTGCTCGCGTTCGCCGCGCTGGACGTGCTGCCCCAGCGCACACGGCTGACGGGTGGAGCGCTCGAGTTCGCCGCGGCGATCTCCAGCGCGCGTTCCCACGCGTATGGCCGCAACCACCGCGTGGTGCTGCTGCTCAACGCGGACACGCCCAACCTGGGCAACCCCATCCAGTACTGGGTGGTGGTGGATCCCTGGTCGAACATGACCGCGACGCTCAGGGCCAATCCCGGCTGGAGGACCCTGAGCGATCTGATTCCGGTGGCGCCCGCTCCCGCGGGCTCGGAGTACCCGCTGTTCGACTCGGGGCACTTCAACCCCTCGGTGCGGCTGTACGACAGGGGCTTCGTGGACGCGGTGGGCCGGGTGGCGCACAAGGGATGCACCGCCGATCTCAAGAGCAAGGTCGGGCTCGCCAGGGGTCCCACGGATGGCACCAGCACCTTCCCGCCGCCCTTCTGCTTCGTCCCCAACGACACCCCGTGCACCTTCTGCACCAATGACGGCGCTGCCGACGAGCCCCGGCGGGGTGCCATCATCTTCGAGCCGGACGGCACCGTGAGCTTCACCGACGCACTGGGCAACCCGTCCCCGGACGGGTCTGCCTCCATCTCCTTCCGCCCAATGGGTGGTGGCGGTTCGGACAGTGTCCAGGCCGTCGTCATCACCAACACCGGTATCGTCCGGACCTTCTCGGCGCATCGCTAGAGGTGATTCCCATGCTGAGACGAGCCTCTCCCCGCCAGGACCACGGTTTCACGACGATCGAGTCGCTCATCGCCGCGGTCGTATTCCTCCTGGGTCTCGCCGGGCTGCTCGGCGCGCTCGTGCAGGCGCGCGGCGCCACCGCTCAGGCACGTCGGCTCATGCAGGCCACCGACGTCGCCAACGATCTGGCCGAGCAGATCCAACTCTGGAGCTTCGACGACCCGCGGCTCATCCCCTCCGACCCCCTGTGCGCGGATGATCCGCTGGACAAGGATGGCAAGCTGCTCAAGCCGGGCACGGGCGACTACAACGCCTACAAGGCGTGCATGCACGACGAGATGATGCTCACGTTCGAGGACGCCAAGTTCGGCGGGATACAGGAGCCCGTTTTCAGGAACGAGGAGAAGGATCCGTCCAAGAACAGAACCGAATACGAGCGCTTCTACATCGTCCGCCGCGTGGACGAGCGGATGCTGCAGATCTGGGTGAAGGTGCTCTACTTGGATGCGGGCGAGCCCCGCGTCGTGACCACGCAGGCCATGCGTACCAGGGTAGGAGGGATGTTGTGATGCGGCGCCAGCGAGGATTCACGCTCATCGAGCTGATGGTGAGCTCCGCGGTGACCTTCATCACGGTGCTCGCGGTATCCGCGGCCTTCCTGGGCTACACCCAGTCCTTCTACACGCAGGCGGGCATCCGGGGTGGGCAGGCGTCGCTGAGGCAGACGCACCTGATGGTGGTGCGCAACCTGCGCATGGCGGGTTATGGCATCGAGCCGTCCCTGGCCTTCGGCTTCCCAGCGGACTGGTCCCGAGAGTCCCCCACGGCCATCAACAGGTCGGATCGGCTCGTCTTCCGGATGCGCAACCCGGCGTTCAATGCCCGCGTCGAGAGCGTCGCTGAGGACTCCGTTACCCTCGTCGATGGGTTGACCGAGCGGCTGCGCCGGGGGCAGATCGTCCAGTTGATGTGCCCGGGTGCGATCTCCTGGACCTACGCGCGGCTGCGCGAGGACGCCCCGAAGGGGGCGAAGTCGTTGTCGCTGCAGCCCAAGACGGGCACCTTCCCCAACCTCAACGAGGTCCACAACTGCTTCTCCAACTCGGGAGCTCTGGCGGTCTACGTGTTCAAGATCGACGTCTACGACTACTCCATCCAGCTCATCGACGAGGATGGAGATCCCGCCTCGCCAGGCCGGCCCTACCTGTTCCGGCGGCATGGGCTCGGTGATGGCCCCGAAGATTCGTTCGGCGAGCCGGTGGCCGAGGACATCGAGGCGTTGCGCGTCACCTTCGTGAAGGCGGATGGCAGCACCTTCATCCCCGACCCGAATGAAGCTGCGCCCGACTATGGGATGGATGTGGGTGATCCGCGCCTCACGAACAACCACCCCGGCAACATTCGTGCTGTCGTGGTGGGCCTGGTGGCGCGCAGCACCACCCGCGATTCGGGCGCGGGCCCCGAGGTGATGAACCAGATTCCCGCGTTCGGCAGGAAGGCGGACGGCACCCCGGAGGAGGCGCTCAGTGTGGATCCGACCACCGGAAAGCCGGTGCCCTACGGTTTCCGGCGCATCGTCTCGGAGATGTCCGTCCAGGTCCGTAACATGCTGTCCACGGAGATGCCCGTCCCGCTCTACTATGAGCCGGACGGGGTGACGCCGGACGCCTGCAGGGGCGAGCTTCCCGGCGAAGCCAACTCCTTCAACTGTGCCGGTGGCTAGGAGGATTGCCCATGAAGAAACACCCCGACAGACGCGGTTCCGTGCTGTTGCTGGTGGTGGTGCTGCTGGCCGTCATCAGTCTGTTGGCCGCCGCCGCCGTGGCCTTTTCCCACAGTGAGCTGGGGGCGGCCAGGAACGAGCGCAGTGGTGACGAGTTGCTCGCGTGCGCTGACGCGGGTCGTCAATACATGCTCTCGCGCTTCCAGGGCGTCACCGCCAGCGTCGAGCCGGTGAACAAGGACTTGAACTCGGCGGGTGTCGTCGACTGTCCCGAGAGCGGCGAGGTCCCCCACGACGCCCGGTGTGTACGCAGCGGCCACATCGGTCAGGTGAAGGTGGGTGGCATGATCCAGGTCAAGCAGAAGGCGGGTGGTAACCGCAATAACCTGCGGGATCTGTCCAATATCGTCGGTGATAGTGCGTTGGGCGGAACGCCGTATAAAGTGACGGTCCACTGTATGGACGAAAACGGTCGTGGCACCGAAGTGGAATTCGTGGTGCGTTTCGGTGTCTAGGAGCCTTTCATGATGCGCATCAACTTCGACACCATGCGAAACGCCCTGCGGAGGCCCTTTGTCCGCAGGGTGAGCATGGCTGCGGGAGTGGTGGCGGCGGGGGCCGTGGGTCTGTTGGCCGTGGAGAGTCGCTCGGGTGCTGTTCCCAAGCCCGACAAGGCCATGTGCTGCACGAGCGCCGTGGCCATTGGCGACGCGATGATCAGCCCCGCGGTCGGCGGCGACAAGGACTTCTTCGAGGTCCCCGCCAGCCCTCCGAGCGCCATGTTCCTGCTGGGCAACAACGAGTCCATGCAGGACTTCCCCGAGTTCCTGCCCGAGGCCTTCACGCCCGGCTACGAGCCCCCGGCCACGTCCACCACCAAGCCCGGTGACCGCGGAGGTACGGGCTCGGCGGGACACGCCCTCAACACGGGCTGCGATGACCCGGCGCTGGTCGCCGCGATGAGCTGGTTCGACAAGGACAGCGCGGATCCGGGGAAGAACGGCTCCGTCGTCTACGACAGCGACGCCGATCTGGCCTCGCCGTTCTTCGATCCGAACAGGTTCTACAACGTGCGCGGTCGGCGCATTAACTTCGTCGTGGAGGAATCTCCGGCTACGCTCTACCCCGACTTCGAGTCGATGGATAGCACCGGGGACGCGCTCACCGCCTGCTACTCGGGCTTGGGCTGGGATTTCGCGGACTATCCCTACTCCCCGGAAGCGCAGCTCGTCACCGACTGCAGGCGGTGCCTGACGACCAAGGGCTGGTGGCGTGGTCCGATCGTGACCGACGCGCTGAAGCCCAGTCAGGGTCCCCCGCGGGATTTCGACGAGCCGCCGCTCCCTCCCGAGGCCTTCCGCAAGTGGGTTGTCACCGGCCGCGTGCTCAACGTACGTCCGCCCAAGTTCGTGGTGGCGCGCAAGGTGCTCAAGGACGTCATCAACATGGCGCCCAACGTGCGCATGGGCGTGGCCACCTTCGGCAAGGACCATGGTTGGTTCGATCCGCCGGAGATTCTCGCGGGTCTGCGTCCGACCTGCGACAAGTCCTTTCCCACCATCAACGAGACGGCGCTCGATCGGCCCCTGCTGATGAAGGCCGTCAACAAGACGGAGTTCCGCAACAACGAGCGCTCCATCGGTGAGGCCCTGTTCGGTCTGGGCGGCTACTTCTCCTCTCAAATCTCGGACAAGAAGTGGGAGAACTGGTTCAAGCAGCCCCTCAGCCCCGGTTACTTCGGTTGGCCGGGCTGCTGCAACGGAGGCACCTACGACAACCCGTACACGGGTCAGCCGGGCGCTACCTACGCTGCGGGCGCCGATGAGTGGGTCAAGGCGCCCTACGTGGATTCCGCCACGGGGTACTACCGGCCGGGCCAGCCCTGGGAGATCGATCCCCGCAACGAGCTGCCGTCTCCCGACAAGCGCACCGTCTGCTTCGGCTGCCAGGTCAACTCGGTCATCGTGCTGACGGACGGCGCGCCCAAGTACGACAACTCGGTGCCCATCACCAAGATGATGGAGCTGCTCGTCGCCAAGGGGGTCCGGCACCCGGCCCCGGACGCGTCGTTGGTCAGATTCGATCCGGTGGACCCCGAGACCAACCCGGACGTGGGTGGTGTCAACTACTGCGATCAGTTCGAGAAGTCCCCGGGCGTCAAGTACACCAAGGAGGACTGCGACTACACCGACTGGAACTGGCCGACCGGTCTGGGCGTGGGCAACAAGAACTTCATGGATGACGTGGCCTTCTTCCTGGCCAACATGGACCTGCGCGACGACATGCCGGGCATGCAGTCCGTGCGCACGTACACCATTGGCTATGGCGACAACAGCGCCATGCTCCAGAGCATCGCGAAGGCCGGCAAGGGCAACTTCTACCGCGCCAACAACGCCACCGAGCTGCGTGAGGCCATCATCGATGCCCTTGGCGACCTGAAGGAACTGTCCACCTCGTTCGCCGCGGCCAACATCTCCGGCGTGCAGGCGGGCGGGGTTCAATCGTCCGTGTACGTGCCGCGCTTCATCCCGCGCCGGGGCCGTCCGTACGAGGGCCACCTCTACCGCTTCTTCTACTACAGCGAGTTCGCCCAGGGCTGTAAGCCGGGTGCGGAGGGAGACCTCAACGAGGACGGCGACTGCGACGACTCCTTCTACGTGGACAAGCCGACGGGCTTCTCGGGCGCACCGGGCTCCGTGCCGGAGATCACCAGCTTCACGAAGGACAACATCGTCCAGGAGAACACCGAGGGCATCTGGGTCAAGGCGAACACGGCCAGTCCCGTGGAGGGCGGCAAGCTTGAGGGTGGCACCCCGGCGAGGCCCTTCTGGGACCTGGGCGAGACGATTGGCAAGCGCAAGGCCGCGCTGAAGTGCGACCCCAGCAACCCCCTCAAGGAGGACGGCGGTCGCTGCATCTTCACCCTGATCGACAGGGACAACGACGGCAAGTACACTGCGGAGGACAACCCGCCCGTCGAGTTCCACGAGGACAACTTCTCCCTGCTCAAGAGCTACGTGCTGGCGGGGGGTGACTCCTTCTGCGGCACGCTCTTCTCCAAGCAGAAGAAGGCGTGGGCGGGCACCCCCGAGCAGCAGGACGACTGCGCCCTCCAGCTCATCCGCTTCGTGCGCGGCATGGACGTCTTCGACTACGACGGTGACTCCATCCTGGACGAGGAACGGCCCTGCGCGGACAACGACAAGCCGGAGACCGCCACGTCCTGCAAGCTCGCGGACATCTTCCACTCCACGCCGGTGGTGGTGGATCCGCCCGTCGAGCCCTTCGTCTGCGACAACGCCCTGGCCGGCCAGTGCGTGTCCACCCTCTACAACCGGGTGGGCTTCGTCGAGGTCCCCAAGCCCACGCCGATGGAACCGATCCCGAACTACTACAGCGGAAACTTCGGCGCCTATACCGAGTACATGTCGTCGGCGGCGGGCACGCGTGACCGCATCCTCCTGGTGGGCTCCAACGGTGGCATGGTTCACGCCGTCCACGCGGGCTCGGTGATCTCGGGCGCCTCCAAGGAGAACAAGTTCGACGACATCTACGACGTGGGCACGGGCCAGGAGCTATGGGCCTTCATCCCGCCGGACCTGATGCCCAAGCTGGGTCTGATGGTGAGCGGCCACGAGTACTTCGTGGATGGCACGGCCATGGTGCGTGACATCTGGGCGGATGGTGCTCCCTCGGGTTCCCTGCTGGCGCCCGGGCGGGACGGCAAAAAGCAGTCGCAGGAGTTCCGCTCCATCGCCGTCATCACCGAGCGTGGCGGCGGCCAGCGCTTCCTGGCGCTGGACGTGACGGATCCCTACCTGATGCTCAAGGCGGTTCAGAGCCCGGACAACAAGAGCCTGCGGCCGTTCCGTTGGATGTTCCCCAATGCGTGCGACAAGGAGTCGATCAGCATGGGGCAGTCCTGGTCCAACTTCTCGCCCAGGCCGCCGCCCATCGGGCCGGTGCGTCTCAAGGCCGACGGGGGTTCCTCGGCCAAGGACTCCGAGCGCGGTTGGGAGGAGCGCTGGGTCGTCGCCCTCAATGGCGGCTACAGCCCGGACCTGACGCGTGGCCGCGGCGTGTACCTGGTGGATGCCTGGTCGGGCCAGAAGCTGTGGGCCGCGGAGGCCCAGCCCGGCATCAAGACGTCCGCCTACGAGCAGGTGCTCAACCAGATGATGCCCGTGGTGGCCTCACCGGCCATGGTGGACATCGGCAAGGGCGATAGCGTGCAGATCGACGTGGACGGCTTCTTCGACACGCTCATCGTCGGCGACATGGGCGGCCAGATGTGGACGTTCCGTCTCTACGAGCCGGGCGTGCGCGACGCCACCACGGGAGAGGTGACCAACTGGTTCGGTGCGCGCTCGTTGGAGATGGCGCGTGAGGATGGGCACGAGAACGGGCCGTATAGTGCCTACAAGAAGGCGCCCTTCTTCCAGGTGGCCTCCACCATCCTGCAGCCGGAGACGGGCTGGTTGCGTGCCTTCGCGGGCACCGGCGACCGGCAGCACCTGCGCACCACGCCGGGCACGGACTGCAGCGCGGACGACCTGCTGGCGTGCCTCCGGTTGAAGTGCAACGTGGAAGCGACGTTCGTCGGAGAGCTCAACGGTCAGAAGCGCACCAGCACCATCAAGTACCTGGGTGGCGTGCTGCAGAGCAACGCGGACAGCTGGCTCAGTACCCCGGGCTCGGCGTGCTCCAGCAACACGCGGATGGAACTGAGCAAGCTCACCATCAGCTGCCCCGACTCGGCGTACGGCTCCGCCGTGTACCCGCCGACCCTGCCGTCGGATGGCAAGCCCAGGGAGTTCTCGACCATGTCGTATTGCTCGCCCTCGGGCTCCACGTTCTCGTGTGACCACCTCAATCTCAACACGGCCGAGCACAGCGACCTGAAGTTGAGCGATGCCGAGAAGTCGGAGGTCGCGCTGCATCGCTACTTCGGCTTCCAGGCGTACGGCAGCGGTGGTCGTACCTTCAATGACGCCGACGGCGCGGTGAAGTTCGACGGGATGCGCCTGACGGACACCGCGGGCTTCAAGTGCGTCGACGGCAGCTCGTGCTCGCTGGTGGACGTGACCATTCCGAGCTCGCTCTACGAGCGCCTGCCCGCGGATGAGTCGGGGGTGGAGCAGCGCTACATCACCGCCGCCAAGCTGAACACGGTCCCGAGCGCGAGCACGAACTCTCCCGGTTGGTTCATCCGCTACGACAACAGCCTGTTGGAGCGGACGGCGGAAGGTTCGACCATTCTGGCGGGCGTCGTCTTCTGGCCCACCTTCGCTCCGTCCTCGGGCGTGGGGGCCGCGGCCTGCTCGTTGTCGGGTCTGGGTGACCTGTCCTACTCGTGGCAGGCGGACGTCATCACGGGCCATCCGAACCAGGCCGCGAGCTTCCAGGTGTACACGACCGATCCCGCCACCGGTAAGCGCACCCTATCGGGCTTCATGTCCTCGAAGGCTCGCCCGACGAACGGTCCTCCGGGCTCGGGTATGCCGGTCGTCACGCTGTCGAAGGATGGGTCCAAGCGCTACGAGGTGGCGATGTCCAGCCCGGGCTCGGCTCCCATCACCGAGGCACTGAAGACCCAGAGGAACGCGGCTCCGGACATCTACTGGATGGAGGTGCCGCGCAACCTGCATGAGTGCCGCCACGAGAACGCCGAGGCCTGCGCGCAGCCGTGAGCCGGGTGTCCCGGTGAGCCGGGCCTCCTCCGAGGCCCGGTGACCTCATCCCCTCTCCCCACCTGGGAGAGGGGATTTTGTTTTGCGGGGGGCTCAGGGGCCGACGACGGCGAGCGCGCTGCGCTCGAAGTCGATGAGCTGGCGGGCCACGGTACGCACGTCCTCGGCCGTCACCGCCGCCACGCGCTCCGCGTAGTGGAAGAAGTTCTCCAGGCCCAGGTGGTAGCACGCGTCCAGCGCGAGCAGCGCGGCACGCGAGCCGTTGCGCTGCAGGCCAATCTCATGGGTGCCGATGAGGTGCTGCTTCGCGCGGGAGAGCTCGGCCTCGGGGATGGGCTCGTCGCGCACGCGGGTGAGCTCCGCGCGGATGCCGGCGAGCGCGGCCTCCAGCTTCTCGGGGCTGGTGCCCATGTAGACGGCGAAGTAGCCCGGGTCCACTCCCTCCATGGAGAAGCTGCTGACGCTGTAGGCCATGGAGCGCTTGTCGCGCAGCTCCACGAAGAGTCGCCCGCCCTGGCCGCTGAGCAGCGTGGAGAGCACCTCCAGCGCGTGCCGCCGGCTGTCGTTCACCCGCACGCCCGGGAAGCCCAGGACGAGGTGGGCCTGTGCGCGCGCCAGGACTCGCTTGTCCGAGCGTGGGCCCTCGAGCGGCGGCTCTGGCTTCACCTCGGGCGGAGGGGCCGCGTGGCCGCGGGAGGTCCCGAAGGCCTCGTGCGCGAGGGCGAGGACCTCGTCCACCTTCACATCCCCCACCACGCTCAGGACGAGCTGGGATGGATCCATGTGCGCGGCGTGGTAGGCGCGCAGCGCGTCCGGCCCCAGCCTCTCCACCGAGGACTGCTCGCCCAGCGTGGACAGCCGGTAGGGGTGCGTGCGGAAGAGGGTGCGGCCGAAGAGATCGAACGCCACGCCGCTGGGCTTGTCCTCGCGGGTGAGGATGTCCTGCAGCAGCAGGGCGCGCTCCCGGGCCACCTCGGCCTCGGGGAAACGGGGGTGGAGGAGGCAGTCCGCGAAGAGCCGGAAGGCGGGCTGGAAGTGGCGCGAGAGGAACTCGCCGCGCAGGCCCACCGAGTTGCGTCCGCCCTGTCCCATGAGCGAGCCGGCGAAGCTGTCGATGAGGTGGGAGATCTCCTCCGCGTCGTGCGACGGCGTGCCGCGGGTGAGGCAGCGGCCGAGCAGCGTGGTGAGGCCGTTGTTCTCCGCCGTCTCGTAGCGCAGGCCGCCGGGGAAGGCGGCGCGCATGGCGAAGAGCGGCACGGCGGGCTCCTCGCGCACGAGGATGCGCGCGCCCGAGGGCAACCGCTCCTCCACCACCCGGCCCGGAGAGGTGGCCGTGGCGCGGCCCACCTTCAGCGCCGGCCCGGTGGGCGCGGCCCGGGGGGCGCGGCGCTCGACGGGGGCGCCAGGGACCTCGCGGGACACCCGGTCCAGAATCTCCTCGGCCTGCTCCGCGCCGAAGGGGGTGCCCGGAGGCAGCAGCCCGGTGATGACGGTGCGCTCGAAGCGCAGGTAGCGCTCGGCCACCTCGAGGATGCGCTCGGGAGTGAGGCGCGCGATGGCCTCGTAGTAGCGCGCCTCCGCCTCCAGGTCTCCCATGGAGGACTGGTAGTGGCCCAGCTTGCGCGCCAGGCCCTGCATCGTCTCGCGCTGGTAGATGGCCTCGGCTTCGATGAGGGCCTTCACCGTGGCGAGCTCGTCCGCGGGCACCAGGCCCGTGCGCAGCGCGGCCAGCACCCGCACCGTCTCCTCGAGCGCCTGGGGCAGCTTCGCGGGAGGCAGGGTGAAGCTGGCGGTGAAGAGGCCCGGATCCCTCGGCGTGTAGGCGTACGCGTGGATGTCGTTGACGAGGCTGCGCTTGCGCTTCACCTCCAGCACCAGCCGGGACGTCTCGCCCTGGCCGGCGAGCATGGCCAGCGCGTCCAGGGCGGGCACGTCCGGGTGGTCCGCCTGGGGGATGGGGAAGGCGAGGTTGAAGTAGGCCTCCTTCACCTCGTCGGGGCGCAGCAACACGCGGCGGCGGGTGAGCTCGGGCTCGCGCGCGCGGGCCACGGCGCCCTCGTAGGGCCGGCCCCAGTCTCCGCCGAAGATCTCCTCCACCCACCGGCGCAGCTCCGCCTCGGTGAAGTCACCCACGGCCGAGAGCACCAGGTTTTTCGGCGTGTAGTGCCGCCGGTAGAACTCGAGCACCTTGTCCCGGTCGAAGCTGCGCACGCTCTCCGCGGTGCCGATGACGGGGGCGCGGTAGGGGTGCACCTGGTAGGCGGTGGAGAAGAGGTCGCGCGAGGCCCGCCGGGCCGGGGTGTCCTGGCTGCGTTTGATCTCCTCGCACACCACTTCGATTTCGCGCGCCAGCTCGTCCGTGTCGAAGGCGGAGGAGCGGATGGCGTCGCCGAGGATGTCCAACCCCATGCGGGCGAACTGGCTGGCGATGACGATGTGGTAGACCGTCTGGTCGAAGGACGTCCAGGCATTGATTTCACCGCCATGGGCCTCCACGTCGCGGGCGATCTCCCCGGGGCCACGCCGGGCCGTGCCCTTGAAGAGCATATGCTCGTGCAGGTGCGCGAGTCCGGCCTGATCAGGACGCTCGTCGGCGCTGCCGGCCTTGACCCACACCTGGAAGGCGGCCACCCGGGCGGAATGCAGCTCCTCGAAGACGACGGTGAGTCCGTTGGGAAGTGTGTAGCGCTGAGCCATGGAACGTCTGAACCTGTCACCGCCTGTGTGGGGAGGCAAGGCAAGCCGGCGGCCTTTCCGCCCAGTCCCTAACGCCCCGATGGGCCCGCCGCGACCTTGTTGTGGGCCTGGAGACCAGGCGGGAGGTCGGGACGCGCACGGAGTGCGGACGTCTGTGGAGAAGAGGCGGTCCGGGCGTTAACGTGGGCGCGCATGGGGTCGTCGCCAGAGGAGAGGGATACACTCACGGAGCTGCGGACCGGGTTGGAGGAGGACGCGCGTCCCGCGGCCCTGCCCGGACCCCCGCCGCTACCGCCACGCCGGGCGGCGCCCGCCCCGGACTCGGGCAGGGGGTCATCCGCCACGCCGGCCGCCTTCCGGCCCGCCATGTCGCTGCCCTCCGTGCAGGCCTCGTCCCGGGCCTCGGAGGCCGTGACGGCCCCGGTGCGTCCCGTGGGGGCGGCGGATCCCTTCGCCGAACCCCCCGAGCCGCGCATGCCGCTGGGGGGCTCCCCGGAGGAGAAGCTCGAGCACTTCCGCTCGGTGCTGAAGCAGAAGACGGAGACGTTGAGCCGCGCGAGGGCGCTGTATTCCGAGCGTGAGTCCGAGCTCCAGGAGCTGCGCGTCTCCGAGGCCACGCTGCGCAGACAATTGGCGGAGGCGCAGGAGCAGCTCGGAGCGC contains:
- a CDS encoding M16 family metallopeptidase encodes the protein MAQRYTLPNGLTVVFEELHSARVAAFQVWVKAGSADERPDQAGLAHLHEHMLFKGTARRGPGEIARDVEAHGGEINAWTSFDQTVYHIVIASQFARMGLDILGDAIRSSAFDTDELAREIEVVCEEIKRSQDTPARRASRDLFSTAYQVHPYRAPVIGTAESVRSFDRDKVLEFYRRHYTPKNLVLSAVGDFTEAELRRWVEEIFGGDWGRPYEGAVARAREPELTRRRVLLRPDEVKEAYFNLAFPIPQADHPDVPALDALAMLAGQGETSRLVLEVKRKRSLVNDIHAYAYTPRDPGLFTASFTLPPAKLPQALEETVRVLAALRTGLVPADELATVKALIEAEAIYQRETMQGLARKLGHYQSSMGDLEAEARYYEAIARLTPERILEVAERYLRFERTVITGLLPPGTPFGAEQAEEILDRVSREVPGAPVERRAPRAAPTGPALKVGRATATSPGRVVEERLPSGARILVREEPAVPLFAMRAAFPGGLRYETAENNGLTTLLGRCLTRGTPSHDAEEISHLIDSFAGSLMGQGGRNSVGLRGEFLSRHFQPAFRLFADCLLHPRFPEAEVARERALLLQDILTREDKPSGVAFDLFGRTLFRTHPYRLSTLGEQSSVERLGPDALRAYHAAHMDPSQLVLSVVGDVKVDEVLALAHEAFGTSRGHAAPPPEVKPEPPLEGPRSDKRVLARAQAHLVLGFPGVRVNDSRRHALEVLSTLLSGQGGRLFVELRDKRSMAYSVSSFSMEGVDPGYFAVYMGTSPEKLEAALAGIRAELTRVRDEPIPEAELSRAKQHLIGTHEIGLQRNGSRAALLALDACYHLGLENFFHYAERVAAVTAEDVRTVARQLIDFERSALAVVGP
- a CDS encoding pilus assembly FimT family protein translates to MKRTRRNSGFSLVEMSTVVGIIAILAVLAFAALDVLPQRTRLTGGALEFAAAISSARSHAYGRNHRVVLLLNADTPNLGNPIQYWVVVDPWSNMTATLRANPGWRTLSDLIPVAPAPAGSEYPLFDSGHFNPSVRLYDRGFVDAVGRVAHKGCTADLKSKVGLARGPTDGTSTFPPPFCFVPNDTPCTFCTNDGAADEPRRGAIIFEPDGTVSFTDALGNPSPDGSASISFRPMGGGGSDSVQAVVITNTGIVRTFSAHR
- a CDS encoding type IV pilus modification PilV family protein — translated: MLRRASPRQDHGFTTIESLIAAVVFLLGLAGLLGALVQARGATAQARRLMQATDVANDLAEQIQLWSFDDPRLIPSDPLCADDPLDKDGKLLKPGTGDYNAYKACMHDEMMLTFEDAKFGGIQEPVFRNEEKDPSKNRTEYERFYIVRRVDERMLQIWVKVLYLDAGEPRVVTTQAMRTRVGGML
- a CDS encoding prepilin-type N-terminal cleavage/methylation domain-containing protein encodes the protein MRRQRGFTLIELMVSSAVTFITVLAVSAAFLGYTQSFYTQAGIRGGQASLRQTHLMVVRNLRMAGYGIEPSLAFGFPADWSRESPTAINRSDRLVFRMRNPAFNARVESVAEDSVTLVDGLTERLRRGQIVQLMCPGAISWTYARLREDAPKGAKSLSLQPKTGTFPNLNEVHNCFSNSGALAVYVFKIDVYDYSIQLIDEDGDPASPGRPYLFRRHGLGDGPEDSFGEPVAEDIEALRVTFVKADGSTFIPDPNEAAPDYGMDVGDPRLTNNHPGNIRAVVVGLVARSTTRDSGAGPEVMNQIPAFGRKADGTPEEALSVDPTTGKPVPYGFRRIVSEMSVQVRNMLSTEMPVPLYYEPDGVTPDACRGELPGEANSFNCAGG